One part of the Thermodesulfobacteriota bacterium genome encodes these proteins:
- the thpR gene encoding RNA 2',3'-cyclic phosphodiesterase yields the protein MSDTIRAFIAIELPEEIIAFIGKIQQDVRSYGFKASWVRPKNIHLTLKFLGPINREDIKKVGDVIIGTASENIPLSLGVKGIGVFPGVKRPRVIWTGIAGQTEELSDLQKTLDGKLETVGFPKEKRPFRGHLTIARIKGSIDARRLIDAMKQLGKFESKKFSVNEIVLFKSELKPSGAKYTKLINAPLNAK from the coding sequence ATGTCTGATACCATCAGAGCGTTTATCGCCATTGAACTTCCTGAAGAAATTATCGCTTTTATTGGTAAGATTCAGCAAGATGTAAGATCATATGGATTCAAGGCGAGCTGGGTACGCCCGAAAAATATTCATCTTACCTTGAAATTTTTAGGGCCAATAAATAGGGAAGATATCAAAAAAGTCGGGGATGTCATCATTGGTACCGCATCAGAGAATATCCCCCTGTCTCTTGGTGTAAAAGGCATCGGGGTTTTCCCGGGTGTCAAACGCCCTCGAGTAATATGGACGGGTATTGCCGGCCAGACCGAAGAACTTTCAGATTTGCAGAAAACCCTGGATGGAAAACTTGAGACCGTTGGATTTCCCAAGGAAAAGAGACCGTTTAGAGGGCACCTTACAATCGCTCGGATTAAAGGAAGTATTGATGCCCGGCGGTTGATTGATGCCATGAAACAATTGGGAAAATTTGAATCAAAAAAATTTAGCGTTAATGAAATTGTTCTATTTAAAAGTGAGCTTAAGCC